One window of Pocillopora verrucosa isolate sample1 chromosome 9, ASM3666991v2, whole genome shotgun sequence genomic DNA carries:
- the LOC131793738 gene encoding monocarboxylate transporter 10-like produces the protein MATAHGDDEGHEHITRSPNFPSGSTEKDRFDDGCSWVVCIAGFLIQCIVCAQGNLSGLIFTAVLNEYNNTSRSQTAWVTALAAGVSDGFAMIPAILGNRFGFANVIMLGGVICAVGMFTSSFAPNIYVLYLTYGLVWGFGSCLCNCAALFVLPHFFSARIGLANGIVFFGAPIGTLALTPFVAYLLQRVGLARTFQILAGIQLVIMFSGFMIRLAPSPPSKSDQLHIKNERKSGFDWTIFKNKGYMTFVVALCLFMPTYLVPYVHLVRLAEDSGIDPIQAALLINFVAFGSVIVRPFFGKLMDMRYVNRLTALQITLLLLSVFTTLVPIATNYEWLATYAFLFGFLEGCFVISLPLIVQDLVEKKQQAFALGSLFCFRSIPMTAGPSIAGWIYDVTQSYDVAFFSAGVVTVLSTCMMFLVPLFKNRSYSKQRETIQVARNSELCHKENIVAKETCL, from the exons ATGGCTACCGCACATGGAGATGATGAAGGACACGAACACATCACGCGAAGCCCAAATTTTCCTTCGGGCTCCACAGAAAAAGATCGTTTTGATGATGGCTGTTCGTGGGTAGTATGCATTGCAGGATTTTTGATCCAATGCATCGTTTGTGCTCAAGGGAACCTCTCTGGATTAATATTTACGGCAGTATTGAATGAATACAACAACACTAGCCGAAGTCAAACTG CTTGGGTAACAGCTCTGGCAGCCGGTGTGTCAGATGGATTTGCAATGATTCCCGCCATCCTTGGTAACCGGTTTGGATTTGCTAATGTCATCATGCTTGGTGGAGTGATATGCGCAGTTGGGATGTTTACTTCCTCGTTTGCTCCGAACATCTACGTACTTTATTTAACTTACGGCTTAGTCTGGGGATTTGGTTCGTGTCTTTGTAACTGTGCTGCTTTGTTTGTGCTTCCACATTTTTTTAGCGCGCGAATCGGCTTAGCTAATGGAATTGTATTTTTTGGCGCACCAATTGGTACTTTAGCTCTGACTCCATTTGTTGCTTATCTGCTGCAAAGAGTTGGGTTGGCCAGAACGTTTCAAATATTAGCTGGGATTCAGCTTGTAATTATGTTTAGTGGATTTATGATCAGACTTGCTCCTTCTCCTCCTTCTAAATCAGACCAACTGcacatcaaaaatgaaagaaaaagtggGTTTGACTGGACAATATTCAAGAACAAAGGTTATATGACTTTTGTAGTAGCGTTATGCCTCTTTATGCCTACCTATTTGGTACCATACGTGCATTTG GTTAGACTTGCTGAAGACTCTGGCATCGACCCTATCCAAGCAGCCCTCCTGATCAATTTTGTGGCGTTTGGATCAGTGATAGTGCGGCCATTTTTTGGAAAGCTAATGGACATGCGCTATGTAAACCGTCTGACTGCGTTGCAAATAACACTTctacttttaagtgtttttacAACACTCGTTCCCATAGCAACTAATTATGAATGGTTAGCAACTTATGCTTTCCTCTTTGGATTTCTGGAGGGATGTTTTGTAATTTCATTACCGTTAATTGTGCAAGACTTGGTAGAAAAGAAACAGCAAGCCTTTGCTCTTGGATCGCTGTTCTGCTTTCGTTCCATTCCCATGACCGCGGGTCCGTCCATTGCTGGCTGGATATATGACGTAACCCAAAGTTACGACGTAGCGTTCTTCAGCGCAGGTGTGGTCACGGTACTTTCCACGTGTATGATGTTCTTGGTTCCGCTGTTCAAAAATAGATCGTATTCCAAACAGAGAGAAACTATTCAAGTAGCAAGAAACTCTGAGCTTTGTCATAAGGAAAACATTGTGGCAAAGGAAACTTGTTTATGA
- the LOC131793725 gene encoding prostaglandin D2 receptor, which translates to MAIFNTTLHCTKEAPADETQEDKAVIIGIVVLASALIGCSLALVALGRDFFIGKNPPVVLVSALVWVDFIGVFSTSVIVFHGLLEGSEWMRDSPQCGLQAFFTTAFGLSSGAVVTSMSLDRVAALYKPFFYKQHATPLLSRTICAFLTMFCLALAALPFFGIGKYKFNQSSRSFCQFDWFPVTLTETVNSLAIAVCGVTLITVMTVSNTTVLVIVVRIRRRMSAVLPSDMNSKRRARRFAFRQEERMAKFVALASVVFLFTWLPVTVRLFCNIFRAYPSTVMDNLSLRLVIFNFVLDPFTYVLFKKNFKRNLQRSLTELSEFLADVRLNKKVNRNVSFKEDDNKSALVFGTNGEMSVIENTRDRVEKTC; encoded by the exons ATGGCCATTTTCAACACCACCCTACATTGTACAAAAGAAGCACCAGCTGATGAAACACAGGAAGATAAAGCAGTTATAATAGGAATCGTTGTGTTAGCAAGCGCGCTTATTGGTTGTAGTTTGGCGTTGGTCGCTCTCGGAAGAGACTTCTTCATCGGGAAGAATCCACCAGTGGTCCTTGTGAGTGCCTTGGTCTGGGTAGATTTCATTGGCGTGTTCTCCACTTCAGTGATCGTATTCCATGGTCTTTTGGAAGGTTCAGAATGGATGAGAGACTCGCCACAATGCGGCTTACAG GCGTTCTTCACGACAGCATTTGGATTATCTTCAGGTGCTGTGGTCACTTCCATGTCTTTGGATCGAGTGGCTGCCCTGTACAAACCATTCTTTTATAAGCAACACGCCACCCCTTTGCTTTCGCGGACAATCTGTGCATTTCTCACGATGTTCTGTCTAGCGTTGGCGGCTCTTCCATTCTTTGGTATTGGAAAGTACAAATTCAACCAAAGTTCCAGATCGTTTTGTCAGTTTGATTGGTTCCCAGTTACACTTACTGAAACAGTTAATTCCTTGGCCATAGCAGTTTGTGGCGTAACATTGATTACCGTCATGACTGTATCAAATACCACCGTTTTGGTCATTGTGGTGCGTATCAGACGACGAATGTCAGCGGTCCTGCCTTCGGATATGAATTCTAAACGCCGTGCGCGGAGATTCGCTTTCCGACAGGAAGAAAGGATGGCAAAGTTTGTGGCTTTGGCCTCTGTTGTATTCCTTTTTACTTGGCTACCAGTAACG gtccGGCTCTTTTGTAATATCTTTCGGGCGTATCCAAGCACCGTAATGGATAACCTCTCCCTCAGACTTGTGATCTTCAATTTCGTTCTGGATCCATTCACTTATGTACTTTTCAAGAAGAATTTCAAACGGAATTTACAGCGCTCCTTAACTGAGCTGTCGGAATTCCTTGCTGATGTTCGTTTGAATAAGAAAGTGAACAGGAATGTATCTTTCAAAGAAGATGATAACAAGTCTGCGTTAGTATTCGGGACAAATGGAGAAATGTCGGTTATTGAAAACACTCGAGATCGTGTTGAAAAAACTTGTTAA